A single genomic interval of Spirosoma taeanense harbors:
- a CDS encoding amidohydrolase family protein → MKFLTVLLCITLSVSGYAQELISNRQRDIVFRGVNVIPMDRERVLENQTVVIRNGKITALGNAGSQKITANALVIDATGKYLMPGWAEMHAHVPPIDDIEPMKDVLMLYLANGITTIRGMLGHPKHLELRSKVNSGEILGPHFYTTGPSFNGQTVKTAERGAEMVREQKAAGYDFLKLHPGLTKETFPAIARTAHEVGIPFVGHVSFNVGVWRAIEADYSSIDHLDGFIEAITPGTDTLAEQETGLFGSWIAYRADAAQIPKLMKGLRDKQIRVVPTQALAERWLSPLPAERFTNDPEMKYMKPQEVQGWVRAKNTYTANPEFSKEHAEKLIQIRRKLIAECQKNGVPLLLGSDAPQVFNVPGFSIHHEMKYIVDAGLTPYETLRTGTVNVAAYLNKPDSGVIKAGNQSDLVLLNGNPLRDINQTRNIEGVMIGTNWLSKAFIQKELKKLEKN, encoded by the coding sequence ATGAAATTCCTTACTGTTCTTCTATGCATTACGCTGTCTGTTTCGGGCTACGCGCAGGAACTGATCAGCAACCGCCAGCGCGATATTGTGTTTCGCGGGGTGAATGTCATTCCAATGGACCGGGAGCGGGTGCTGGAAAATCAGACGGTTGTTATTCGGAATGGTAAAATCACGGCACTGGGGAATGCGGGTAGTCAGAAAATAACGGCCAATGCCCTGGTAATCGATGCAACCGGAAAATACCTGATGCCCGGCTGGGCCGAAATGCACGCGCACGTGCCGCCCATCGACGACATTGAGCCGATGAAGGACGTGCTGATGCTCTACCTCGCCAACGGCATCACGACCATTCGCGGGATGCTGGGCCATCCGAAACATCTGGAACTGCGCAGTAAAGTCAATAGCGGGGAAATTCTGGGACCGCATTTTTATACGACCGGTCCGTCGTTCAATGGGCAGACCGTAAAGACGGCGGAACGGGGTGCCGAAATGGTACGGGAGCAGAAAGCCGCTGGCTACGATTTTCTTAAGCTGCATCCGGGCCTGACCAAAGAAACCTTTCCGGCCATTGCCCGTACTGCCCATGAAGTCGGTATTCCGTTCGTCGGACACGTTTCGTTCAACGTGGGTGTCTGGCGGGCCATTGAGGCTGATTATTCCTCCATTGATCACCTCGACGGATTTATCGAAGCCATCACGCCGGGAACGGACACGCTGGCTGAACAGGAAACGGGCCTGTTTGGCTCGTGGATTGCCTACCGGGCCGATGCCGCGCAGATTCCGAAGCTGATGAAGGGCCTGCGCGACAAACAGATTCGTGTGGTACCGACGCAGGCTCTGGCAGAACGCTGGTTGTCGCCCCTGCCGGCGGAACGCTTCACCAACGACCCGGAGATGAAATACATGAAACCGCAGGAGGTGCAGGGCTGGGTCCGGGCGAAGAATACCTACACCGCCAACCCCGAATTCTCAAAAGAACACGCCGAAAAGCTGATTCAGATTCGCCGGAAGCTCATCGCTGAATGTCAGAAGAATGGTGTGCCGCTGCTACTGGGTTCCGATGCGCCCCAGGTGTTTAACGTACCGGGCTTTTCAATCCACCACGAAATGAAATACATCGTCGATGCCGGATTGACGCCTTACGAAACCCTGCGTACCGGAACGGTTAACGTAGCGGCTTATCTCAACAAGCCTGATTCGGGTGTAATCAAGGCTGGAAACCAGTCGGACCTGGTGCTGCTGAATGGCAATCCGCTCCGCGACATCAACCAGACCCGAAACATCGAGGGCGTTATGATCGGCACGAACTGGCTGTCGAAAGCCTTCATCCAGAAGGAGTTAAAGAAACTGGAGAAGAACTAA
- a CDS encoding Gfo/Idh/MocA family protein — MKNNEQEPTGSTSGNSRRSFLKTLGVAAAAAPTALAETKAAGVATPQYLNLIKNHASTTANGKVRLALIGTGGMGIGDTQTALMVDGVEMVAACDLYDGRLRRAKELWGDGIMVTKDYRELIDRNDIDAVINATTDHWHEKISSDAMRKGKHVYCEKPMVQKVDDGHTLIKVSKDTGKVFQVGSQFASSIIVAKAKELLKAGDIGELVFAEAQYDRHSAMGAWQYSIPPDASPQTVDWDTYLGSAPKRPWDPLRFFRWRNYQDYGTGIAGDLYVHLLTTLHTITGSLGPNRVYSSGGTRYWKDGRDVPDIQLSIYDYPKTAEHPEFNLTTRSNFVDGGGGGYLVRLVGTEGDLSLGWDSLTVRKNKFPKAPGMSIDNFPKDQKELFIAEYNKMYPSRPEMEGPKEFKYVVPKDYKGDRYEHFVNFFNSMRDNKPNIEDATFGLRACGPTQCGNMSLFQKKVVSWDPMKMKIGNAV, encoded by the coding sequence ATGAAAAACAATGAGCAGGAGCCAACGGGCAGCACGAGCGGAAATTCGCGCCGGTCGTTTCTGAAAACGCTTGGTGTTGCAGCCGCTGCCGCACCCACCGCGCTGGCCGAAACGAAAGCCGCGGGTGTGGCTACTCCCCAGTATCTGAACCTGATTAAGAATCACGCCAGCACGACGGCTAATGGCAAGGTGCGGCTGGCCCTGATTGGGACCGGCGGGATGGGCATCGGCGATACGCAAACGGCCCTGATGGTCGATGGTGTTGAAATGGTGGCTGCCTGCGACCTGTACGATGGTCGCCTGCGCCGGGCTAAAGAGCTCTGGGGCGATGGCATCATGGTCACCAAAGATTATCGTGAACTGATTGACCGGAATGACATTGATGCGGTGATCAACGCGACAACCGACCACTGGCACGAAAAAATCTCATCGGACGCTATGCGGAAAGGCAAGCACGTGTATTGCGAAAAGCCGATGGTGCAGAAGGTCGACGACGGGCATACGCTCATCAAAGTGTCGAAAGATACCGGCAAGGTGTTCCAGGTTGGTAGCCAGTTTGCCAGCTCGATTATCGTTGCCAAGGCGAAGGAACTCCTGAAGGCGGGTGATATTGGCGAACTGGTTTTTGCCGAAGCCCAGTACGACCGCCACAGCGCCATGGGTGCCTGGCAGTATTCGATTCCGCCCGATGCATCACCCCAAACGGTTGACTGGGATACCTACCTCGGGAGCGCCCCCAAGCGCCCCTGGGACCCGCTCCGCTTTTTCCGCTGGCGGAATTACCAGGACTACGGCACCGGCATCGCCGGGGACCTGTATGTACACCTGCTCACAACTCTGCACACCATCACCGGCTCGCTCGGGCCAAACCGGGTGTATTCAAGCGGAGGCACGCGGTACTGGAAAGACGGCCGCGACGTACCCGATATTCAACTGAGTATTTATGATTACCCGAAAACGGCGGAGCATCCGGAGTTCAACCTGACGACCCGTTCGAACTTTGTCGATGGCGGGGGCGGAGGGTATCTTGTGCGCCTGGTTGGTACCGAAGGCGACCTGTCGCTGGGCTGGGACAGCCTGACCGTTCGGAAGAACAAATTCCCGAAAGCACCGGGTATGTCGATCGACAATTTCCCCAAAGACCAGAAGGAGCTGTTCATTGCGGAATACAACAAGATGTACCCATCGCGTCCCGAAATGGAAGGACCGAAGGAGTTCAAATACGTCGTTCCAAAAGACTACAAAGGCGATCGTTACGAACATTTTGTGAACTTCTTCAACTCGATGCGCGACAACAAGCCGAACATCGAGGACGCTACGTTTGGTCTGCGGGCCTGCGGTCCAACGCAGTGCGGCAACATGAGCCTGTTCCAGAAGAAAGTGGTCAGCTGGGACCCGATGAAGATGAAAATCGGCAACGCCGTTTAA
- a CDS encoding sugar phosphate isomerase/epimerase family protein codes for MDNPQASRRAFLKTAVAGLPLVATAGVGTLAGTVTAPSATKPGPVKLSCNLYSFNEPLMNGQMTLEQVLEFCADLGFDAVDPTAYYFPNYPAVPDDRYVYEIKRKAFRLGLDISGTGVRNDFTLPDAGRRKAEVELVRKWTDVAARLGAPVVRVFAGLGKELSPSQPRAEVTSWMMDAIRECAEYAGKQGVMIVFQNHADYVQTADQTLEIIRRVDSEWLGANLDIGSFKLGDPYAQIAQVAPYAATWQIKENLFVDGREVPTDLGRIVQIVRASGYRGYLPIETLGKGDPRQKVPVFYEKVKKALAVNG; via the coding sequence ATGGACAATCCACAGGCAAGCCGAAGGGCATTTCTCAAAACCGCCGTTGCCGGCCTACCGCTTGTGGCAACGGCGGGCGTTGGGACATTGGCCGGAACCGTTACGGCCCCGAGCGCCACGAAGCCGGGCCCTGTCAAGCTAAGCTGTAATCTGTATTCGTTCAACGAACCGCTAATGAACGGGCAGATGACGCTCGAACAGGTGCTGGAATTCTGTGCTGATCTGGGCTTTGACGCCGTTGACCCAACCGCCTATTACTTTCCCAATTATCCGGCCGTGCCCGACGACCGTTACGTGTACGAGATCAAGCGGAAAGCGTTTCGGCTGGGGCTCGACATCAGCGGTACAGGCGTTCGTAACGATTTTACCCTGCCGGATGCGGGGCGTCGGAAAGCCGAAGTCGAGCTGGTCCGTAAATGGACCGACGTAGCGGCCCGGTTGGGCGCACCCGTCGTGCGGGTGTTTGCCGGGCTGGGTAAAGAACTGTCGCCCAGTCAGCCGCGCGCGGAAGTGACCAGTTGGATGATGGATGCCATTCGGGAATGCGCCGAATACGCCGGTAAACAGGGCGTTATGATCGTGTTCCAGAACCACGCGGATTACGTGCAGACGGCCGATCAAACGCTCGAAATTATACGGCGGGTCGATTCAGAATGGCTGGGAGCAAACCTGGATATTGGCAGCTTTAAACTGGGCGACCCCTACGCACAGATTGCTCAGGTAGCACCCTATGCGGCTACCTGGCAGATCAAGGAAAACCTGTTCGTAGACGGGCGGGAGGTGCCGACGGATCTCGGCCGGATTGTGCAGATCGTGCGTGCGTCTGGTTATCGGGGTTATCTGCCCATTGAAACGCTTGGCAAGGGCGATCCGCGCCAGAAAGTCCCTGTATTCTATGAAAAAGTAAAGAAAGCCCTGGCTGTGAACGGATAA
- a CDS encoding Gfo/Idh/MocA family protein, with product MSISTDSLPQQSLRVLVVGCGNMGASHAIAYQQLDGFEICGIVSTGKSKEVLNERLGGGYALFSDYETALNETQPDAVCISTYPDTHEAFAIMAFEKGCHVFIEKPVADTVVGAKRVLEAARKANKKLVVGYILRHHPSWEKFVEVAQSLGKPLVMRMNLNQQSHGTMWTVHRNLMKSLSPIVDCGVHYIDVMCQMTRSKPVQVNAIGARLTNDIPADNYNYGQLQIRFDDGSVGWYEAGWGPMMSETAFFVKDVIGPDGCVSIVAKNAGATGKSDNVDSHTKTESLRVHRARLNQDDQFVEADTWIDMQDEPDHQELCNREQRYFLKAIRENLDLTDHMQDAVNSLQIAFACDESVRTGQPVML from the coding sequence ATGTCAATTTCAACTGATTCATTGCCACAACAGTCCTTACGTGTGCTGGTGGTTGGCTGCGGCAACATGGGTGCCTCGCACGCTATTGCCTATCAACAACTGGATGGATTCGAGATTTGCGGGATTGTCTCGACCGGTAAAAGTAAAGAAGTCCTTAACGAACGTCTGGGCGGAGGGTACGCCCTGTTCAGCGATTACGAAACGGCTCTAAACGAAACCCAGCCCGACGCCGTCTGCATTTCGACCTATCCCGATACGCACGAAGCCTTCGCCATTATGGCGTTTGAGAAAGGCTGTCACGTATTCATCGAAAAGCCCGTTGCCGATACCGTAGTGGGCGCAAAACGGGTGCTTGAAGCGGCTCGGAAGGCCAATAAAAAGCTGGTAGTGGGCTATATTCTGCGGCATCACCCATCCTGGGAAAAGTTTGTGGAGGTGGCGCAGAGCCTGGGTAAACCGCTGGTGATGCGGATGAACCTGAACCAGCAAAGCCACGGCACAATGTGGACGGTTCACCGTAACCTGATGAAATCGCTCAGCCCGATTGTCGACTGCGGGGTGCATTATATTGACGTCATGTGTCAGATGACCCGCTCGAAGCCCGTTCAGGTGAACGCCATCGGTGCGCGGCTGACGAACGATATTCCGGCCGATAACTACAATTACGGTCAGTTACAGATTCGGTTCGACGACGGGTCGGTGGGCTGGTATGAAGCGGGCTGGGGACCGATGATGAGCGAAACGGCTTTCTTTGTCAAGGACGTAATCGGGCCGGATGGCTGCGTGTCGATTGTTGCCAAGAACGCCGGAGCCACCGGCAAGTCAGACAATGTTGATTCGCATACGAAGACCGAATCGCTGCGCGTGCATCGTGCCCGACTGAATCAGGACGATCAGTTTGTCGAAGCCGATACCTGGATCGATATGCAGGACGAGCCGGACCATCAGGAGCTCTGCAACCGGGAGCAGCGGTATTTCCTGAAAGCGATTCGGGAAAACCTCGACCTGACCGATCACATGCAGGATGCCGTCAATAGTCTGCAAATCGCGTTTGCCTGCGACGAGTCGGTGCGGACGGGTCAGCCGGTGATGCTGTAA
- a CDS encoding PQQ-dependent sugar dehydrogenase, with the protein MHTSFTGLTGLLAVLIAVHSIGADRHDKTPSTHQATKPVPATDLKVPAGFSASIVAEDLGPTRHIAVTKTGDIYVKLSKLKDGKGIYRLRDTNKDGIIDEQTGFGDYPGTGIYIKNGYLYASSNSGIYRYKLNENEEVMNPDQPELLVSGLRVKTRDQSKSIVVDNQNNIYVNIASDNDACREAGTGKGMMPCPLLDSAAGIWQFKANVPNQQFSDGIRYATGLKNVVGLDWNAKTNSLFVMQHGRGQFHDFYPQYYTPQQSAELPAETMYELHKGDDAGWPYIYYDHIQRKKIVAPEYGGDGKKTGGEKTITPIAAFPAHLGPNGLLFYTGTLFPQKYRNGAFVAFHSQSSALHKGYMVAFVPFKNGKPSGNWEIFADNFAGTDLVKPTGPVQHRPCGLAQGPDGSLYVTDDLNGTLFRIAYKGSAAQSPKATAAVNRK; encoded by the coding sequence ATGCATACTTCTTTTACCGGCCTTACCGGTCTGTTGGCTGTATTGATAGCCGTTCACAGCATTGGTGCAGATCGCCACGACAAAACGCCTTCAACGCACCAGGCAACGAAACCCGTTCCGGCTACTGACCTGAAAGTGCCTGCCGGTTTTTCGGCTTCTATAGTTGCCGAGGACCTAGGTCCTACCCGCCACATTGCCGTTACCAAAACCGGCGATATCTACGTAAAGCTGTCCAAACTAAAGGATGGGAAAGGCATTTACCGGCTGCGCGACACTAACAAAGATGGCATCATTGACGAGCAGACCGGCTTTGGCGATTACCCAGGTACGGGCATCTATATCAAAAATGGCTACCTGTATGCTTCCTCAAACTCGGGTATCTACCGGTATAAGCTAAATGAGAACGAAGAGGTCATGAATCCCGACCAGCCCGAACTGCTGGTTTCCGGTCTGCGGGTGAAAACGCGGGATCAGTCCAAGTCGATTGTCGTTGACAATCAGAATAATATCTACGTAAACATTGCTTCAGATAACGACGCCTGCCGGGAGGCCGGCACCGGTAAAGGCATGATGCCGTGCCCGCTGCTCGACTCGGCTGCGGGTATCTGGCAGTTTAAAGCGAACGTGCCGAACCAGCAGTTCAGCGACGGTATTCGGTACGCAACGGGTCTGAAAAACGTCGTGGGCCTGGACTGGAACGCAAAAACCAACTCCCTGTTCGTCATGCAGCACGGCCGGGGGCAGTTCCACGATTTTTATCCGCAGTATTACACGCCCCAGCAGAGCGCCGAGCTACCCGCCGAAACGATGTATGAACTGCACAAAGGCGATGACGCCGGCTGGCCGTACATCTACTATGATCACATTCAGAGAAAGAAAATTGTAGCGCCCGAATACGGGGGCGATGGCAAAAAGACGGGTGGTGAGAAGACCATCACGCCCATCGCGGCTTTCCCGGCTCACCTCGGTCCAAACGGGTTGCTGTTCTATACCGGAACGCTGTTTCCCCAGAAATACCGCAACGGCGCTTTCGTTGCGTTTCACAGCCAGTCGTCGGCGCTGCACAAAGGGTATATGGTCGCGTTTGTGCCGTTCAAAAACGGAAAACCTTCGGGCAACTGGGAGATTTTCGCGGATAATTTTGCCGGAACGGATCTGGTTAAACCAACCGGCCCCGTTCAGCATCGGCCCTGCGGACTGGCGCAAGGTCCGGATGGCTCACTATACGTGACCGACGATTTAAACGGGACCCTGTTCCGCATTGCCTACAAAGGTAGCGCAGCCCAAAGCCCGAAGGCAACGGCTGCCGTAAATAGGAAGTAA
- a CDS encoding response regulator, which translates to MKKYRIIIVENDEDEQFFMKKGFDETGLFDILIQARNGNVLLEWLEEHRPTLPDVILSDLNMPGKNGYDILDALKEDPAYARVPVIITSTSSTPSIRDKCLNKGAADYIVKPETFIEYGPYAQQLHTRIEHKQLVKVGKAS; encoded by the coding sequence ATGAAGAAATACAGAATTATCATTGTCGAGAACGATGAGGACGAGCAATTCTTTATGAAAAAAGGGTTTGACGAAACCGGTCTGTTTGATATTCTCATTCAGGCTCGGAACGGGAATGTCCTACTGGAATGGCTGGAGGAACATAGGCCTACCCTGCCCGATGTGATTTTATCGGACCTTAACATGCCCGGTAAGAACGGCTACGACATTCTGGATGCTCTGAAAGAAGATCCGGCTTACGCGCGGGTCCCGGTTATCATTACATCTACGTCCTCTACGCCGTCTATTAGAGACAAATGCCTTAATAAGGGCGCGGCTGATTATATAGTCAAGCCGGAGACGTTTATCGAATATGGTCCCTACGCTCAGCAACTGCACACGCGAATTGAGCATAAGCAGTTGGTTAAGGTTGGGAAGGCCTCGTAA